A window from Neodiprion fabricii isolate iyNeoFabr1 chromosome 2, iyNeoFabr1.1, whole genome shotgun sequence encodes these proteins:
- the LOC124174783 gene encoding anillin-like isoform X4, whose product MDPFTQRMLERAKARREKLDTQLSNAGHDPKKRRSPLKDANAILAQAPVLEHNVAAKPVVKDSPVKQSPIKSPRKFSPTKIPITTQEGKVSNKENGETQISGVRSKLQRLGKLYSEDCSRELSSPIHRTEEKFAIEEESTDRKAAKPGARLGRLAALASTINNWEDDLSHPTLIKSVESKASKVQAKFNEQVRNGSGEPQPGTSGLSKQPSTSGLSKQPSTSGLLKHQSPTGLSKMSSTSGLSKKPSTSSISKQINSNGSSNSTQVSRGKGSPTKQLKWDQAVLETLGSNSDSGKSSAAFKWSNNDQQLSDVDKRSLPKVISSNSKFDGNDHIEGKKPSDDKNVSRSPTKTSHASINKNNRTPENNTQSVSSSTSSDSNLIPNTSLTPKFGYSSPKSPIQSPGSVLSKASMFESKATEPKKKDPAEMTLSERMALFERNKGEAPLIPKAPLSMSVSKKQLEEKDPQKSHHTPEEKTASSAHNKADVLSKKVIAQRALFEHGGQTQELENNILRNSQNERQRELEMLRSRFNRNKEMAQAAAGSCIRTSESSDGKPNSPKNSPVCPVRPTPASETIPPPPPPPLGHLQDSVTNGVPITVKSSPVKRQVAKSLPKLQQNKTQSDVKRIRVSPPKAGHLYPNLSDNELTETETEGETEYTVGETEAETATLDEKTETETEAEYYLEQEDTEYDSTEESEGIGNTSLGRSILRVVSEQSVLNKKRSIDPDPDSTTSDISVLEEMDEYLDGCLALQDEQNAGLGAEGPTPPKLNRAGKSPSATSHSFKYTQGQSYRSPIKIATPRSSSRKGEQYVVEGDNHLPLMHSVSFYRRQQSQTPKTPVRHVTRIPEPELTTTTSSSQFDERDEYVLVQEKVKHLLEEVCKQQTVISQASQALNLCNATVEFSGSREQVEGERLLLVATHRRQAALHEVQRLKVEGTLRPAIPGSPELQECGSLTISAITLPLKQNYFRNMDAANCYHFVCLVRHLDHVVATPVVDAEPGDSCLRFSSTLKLQDLYSDFKITLELYSLETRAEVLPHEIKYHIHNSKKGSGKTPKKLLKQESRLLMPSVQSPAGPSAVRSPAFSLTGYVIFSLREVQRQQWTLNKVPQSSPLEGRLQMHVSCELSVSVEHRGFLSMFDDVSGFGAWHRRWCLLKGSALSYWKYPDDERKKTPIGSLDLQGVSTIDVGLVSRDICARPNTFLLETIRPAEPGDLATLVMVRMGPQTIIRHLLSADTKEERLEWCSKLNKTLSLMRAWGGTSSS is encoded by the exons ATGGATCCCTTCACTCAG CGAATGTTGGAGCGTGCGAAAGCAAGGAGGGAAAAATTGGACACGCAATTGTCAAATGCTGGTCATGATCCCAAAAAGAGGCGCAGTCCATTGAAGGATGCTAATGCCATTCTGGCACAGGCTCCAG TACTGGAACACAATGTGGCAGCTAAACCAGTGGTTAAAGATTCTCCCGTCAAGCAATCGCCGATTAAATCaccgagaaaattttctcctacTAAAATTCCTATCACAACTCAAGAAGGCAAAGTATCCAACAAAGAGAATGGAGAGACTCAAATATCCGGTGTCAGATCCAAGCTACAAAGGCTGGGCAAGCTATACTCTG AGGATTGCAGCCGTGAGTTGAGTTCGCCAATTCACAGAACAGaggaaaaatttgcaattgaaGAAGAGTCGACCGATCGAAAAGCTGCTAAGCCAGGTGCAAGATTGGGCAGACTTGCTGCTTTGGCTTCTACGATAAACAATTGGGAGGATGACCTATCTCATCCAACACTG ATAAAGTCAGTCGAAAGTAAAGCCTCTAAGGTTCAAGCTAAGTTCAATGAGCAAGTAAGAAATGGCAGCGGCGAACCTCAGCCAGGTACTAGCGGATTATCTAAACAACCTAGTACAAGCGGATTATCTAAACAACCGAGTACAAGCGGATTGTTGAAGCATCAAAGTCCAACTGGATTATCCAAGATGTCAAGCACTAGCGGGCTATCCAAAAAGCCAAGTACGAGCAGCATATCAAAGCAAATCAATTCGAACGGATCATCCAACAGTACGCAAGTTAGTCGAGGAAAGGGTAGCCCTACCAAGCAACTCAAATGGGATCAAGCTGTGCTCGAAACCCTG GGATCCAATTCAGATTCGGGGAAATCGTCGGCCGCGTTCAAGTGGTCGAATAACGACCAGCAATTATCGGATGTGGATAAAAGATCACTGCCTAAAGTGATATCTTCTAATTCCAAGTTTGATGGAAATGATCACATAGAAGGGAAAAAACCGAGTGACGATAAGAACGTTTCTAGGAGTCCTACAAAGACCTCGCATGCTAgcattaataaaaataatagaacaCCAGAAAATAATACACAGAGTGTAAGCTCCAGCACGAGTAGTGACAGTAACCTTATCCCGAATACTTCGTTAACTCCAAAATTCGGCTATTCTTCACCTAAAAGCCCGATTCAGTCGCCAGGTTCGGTATTGAGCAAGGCTTCCATGTTCGAGTCTAAAGCCACGGAACCCAAGAAGAAGGATCCTGCCGAAATGACCCTGTCTGAGAGAATGGCTCTGTTCGAGCGAAACAAAGGAGAAGCTCCTCTGATCCCAAAGGCGCCGCTATCGATGTCTGTTTCCAAAAAGCAATTGGAAGAGAAAGATCCCCAGAAGTCACATCACACACCTGAAG AAAAGACGGCTTCATCTGCGCACAATAAAGCTGATGTTTTGAGTAAGAAAGTAATAGCTCAACGTGCTTTATTTGAACATGGTGGTCAGACGCAAGAATTAGAGAACAACATTTTGCGGAATTCACAAAATGAGAGACAACGAGAGCTAGAAATGCTGAGGTCACGGTTTAATCGTAACAAAGAAATGGCCCAAGCTGCTGCCGGTTCTTGCATCAGGACTAGCGAAAGCAGTGATGGAAAGCCTAACTCCCCAAAAAACTCACCAGTTTGTCCAGTTAGGCCGACGCCTGCTTCG gAGACAATACCACCgcctcctccacctccgctTGGACATCTGCAGGACAGTGTTACGAACGGTGTTCCGATCACAGTAAAATCGTCTCCTGTAAAGAGGCAGG TGGCTAAAAGTTTGCCGAAACTGCAGCAAAACAAGACTCAGTCAGACGTCAAACGAATTCGAGTGTCTCCGCCAAAGGCAGGACACCTTTATCCTAATCTTTCTGATAACGAGCTGACGGAAACGGAAACTGAGGGAGAAACGGAATACACCGTTGGGGAAACAGAAGCAGAAACTGCGACGCTAGATGAAAAGACAGAGACTGAAACGGAGGCAGAATACTATCTTGAG CAGGAAGATACAGAATATGACAGTACTGAAGAAAGTGAAGGTATCGGTAATACTAGCCTTGGGAGAAGCATACTTAGAGTAGTAAGTGAACAGTCCGTCTTGAATAAAAAG CGATCGATAGATCCAGATCCAGATAGTACGACATCTGACATCTCTGTGCTCGAGGAAATGGACGAGTATTTGGACGGGTGTTTAGCTCTTCAAGATGAGCAAAACGCAGGTCTAGGAGCGGAAGGACCGACTCCACCTAAACTAAACCGTGCAGGAAAAAGTCCTTCAGCTACTTCACACAGCTTCAAATATACTCAAGG GCAGTCTTACCGTTCTCCGATCAAAATCGCGACGCCTAGATCATCATCGCGAAAAGGTGAACAATATGTAGTCGAAGGAGATAATCACTTGCCTTTGATGCACAGCGTCAGTTTTTACAGAAGACAACAGTCTCAG aCTCCTAAAACTCCCGTTCGTCACGTGACTCGAATCCCAGAGCCGGAACTGACAACGACCACTTCATCGTCTCAATTCGATGAAAGGGATGAATATGTGCTTGTGCAAGAGAAGGTGAAGCACCTCCTAGAAGAGGTGTGCAAACAACAGACGGTAATAAGCCAGGCGAGCCAGGCTTTGAACTTGTGCAATGCTACCGTCGAATTCAGCGGTTCTAGAGAACAAGTTGAAGGGGAAAGGCTGTTGCTCGTCGCCA CTCACAGACGGCAAGCTGCACTTCACGAGGTTCAGAGGTTGAAAGTAGAAGGAACATTGAGGCCTGCCATTCCAGGCTCACCGGAGCTGCAAGAATGTGGCTCTTTGACCATATCCGCAATAACGCTGCCCTTGAAACAGAATTATTTCCGCAACATGGACGCAG CGAATTGTTACCACTTCGTATGCCTTGTACGTCATCTGGATCATGTTGTAGCAACGCCTGTAGTCGATGCCGAGCCTGGTGATTCTTGTCTTCGTTTTTCGTCGACGTTAAAACTCCAGGATCTTTACAGCGATTTTAAAATCACGCTCGAACTTTATTCCCTTGAAACGAGGGCTGAAGTTCTTCCACACGAGATCAAGTATCATATTCACAATAGTAAAAAG GGTTCCGGAAAAACGCcgaaaaaacttttgaaacagGAAAGCCGATTGCTAATGCCTTCGGTTCAAAGTCCTGCTGGGCCTTCTGCCGTGCGATCGCCGGCTTTCAGTCTCACCGGTTATGTCATATTCAGCCTGAGAGAGGTGCAGCGACAGCAGTGGACCCTCAACAAA GTGCCACAGTCGTCCCCATTAGAAGGACGACTTCAAATGCACGTTTCATGCGAACTTTCGGTTTCTGTTGAGCATCGGGGATTTTTATCGATGTTTGACGATGTCTCCGGATTTGGTGCGTGGCATCGAAGATGGTGTCTCCTCAAAGGTTCAGCGTTATCTTACTGGAAGTATCCCGACGATGAACGCAAGAAAACACCTATTGGAAGTCTGGACTTGCAAG GTGTGTCAACAATCGACGTTGGTTTAGTGTCACGGGACATTTGCGCCCGACCAAATACCTTTTTGTTGGAAACAATTAGGCCCGCTGAACCGGGTGACTTGGCAACTTTGGTCATGGTTAGAATGGGGCCACAGACAATAATAAG GCATTTGTTATCAGCGGATACTAAGGAAGAGAGACTTGAATGGTGCTCAAAATTGAACAAGACATTGAGCCTGATGCGTGCCTGGGGTGGCACATCATCGTCATGA
- the LOC124174783 gene encoding anillin-like isoform X5, with protein sequence MDPFTQRMLERAKARREKLDTQLSNAGHDPKKRRSPLKDANAILAQAPVLEHNVAAKPVVKDSPVKQSPIKSPRKFSPTKIPITTQEGKVSNKENGETQISGVRSKLQRLGKLYSEDCSRELSSPIHRTEEKFAIEEESTDRKAAKPGARLGRLAALASTINNWEDDLSHPTLIKSVESKASKVQAKFNEQVRNGSGEPQPGTSGLSKQPSTSGLSKQPSTSGLLKHQSPTGLSKMSSTSGLSKKPSTSSISKQINSNGSSNSTQVSRGKGSPTKQLKWDQAVLETLSPGSVLSKASMFESKATEPKKKDPAEMTLSERMALFERNKGEAPLIPKAPLSMSVSKKQLEEKDPQKSHHTPEEKTASSAHNKADVLSKKVIAQRALFEHGGQTQELENNILRNSQNERQRELEMLRSRFNRNKEMAQAAAGSCIRTSESSDGKPNSPKNSPVCPVRPTPASETIPPPPPPPLGHLQDSVTNGVPITVKSSPVKRQVAKSLPKLQQNKTQSDVKRIRVSPPKAGHLYPNLSDNELTETETEGETEYTVGETEAETATLDEKTETETEAEYYLEQEDTEYDSTEESEGIGNTSLGRSILRVVSEQSVLNKKRSIDPDPDSTTSDISVLEEMDEYLDGCLALQDEQNAGLGAEGPTPPKLNRAGKSPSATSHSFKYTQGQSYRSPIKIATPRSSSRKGEQYVVEGDNHLPLMHSVSFYRRQQSQTPKTPVRHVTRIPEPELTTTTSSSQFDERDEYVLVQEKVKHLLEEVCKQQTVISQASQALNLCNATVEFSGSREQVEGERLLLVATHRRQAALHEVQRLKVEGTLRPAIPGSPELQECGSLTISAITLPLKQNYFRNMDAANCYHFVCLVRHLDHVVATPVVDAEPGDSCLRFSSTLKLQDLYSDFKITLELYSLETRAEVLPHEIKYHIHNSKKGSGKTPKKLLKQESRLLMPSVQSPAGPSAVRSPAFSLTGYVIFSLREVQRQQWTLNKVPQSSPLEGRLQMHVSCELSVSVEHRGFLSMFDDVSGFGAWHRRWCLLKGSALSYWKYPDDERKKTPIGSLDLQGVSTIDVGLVSRDICARPNTFLLETIRPAEPGDLATLVMVRMGPQTIIRHLLSADTKEERLEWCSKLNKTLSLMRAWGGTSSS encoded by the exons ATGGATCCCTTCACTCAG CGAATGTTGGAGCGTGCGAAAGCAAGGAGGGAAAAATTGGACACGCAATTGTCAAATGCTGGTCATGATCCCAAAAAGAGGCGCAGTCCATTGAAGGATGCTAATGCCATTCTGGCACAGGCTCCAG TACTGGAACACAATGTGGCAGCTAAACCAGTGGTTAAAGATTCTCCCGTCAAGCAATCGCCGATTAAATCaccgagaaaattttctcctacTAAAATTCCTATCACAACTCAAGAAGGCAAAGTATCCAACAAAGAGAATGGAGAGACTCAAATATCCGGTGTCAGATCCAAGCTACAAAGGCTGGGCAAGCTATACTCTG AGGATTGCAGCCGTGAGTTGAGTTCGCCAATTCACAGAACAGaggaaaaatttgcaattgaaGAAGAGTCGACCGATCGAAAAGCTGCTAAGCCAGGTGCAAGATTGGGCAGACTTGCTGCTTTGGCTTCTACGATAAACAATTGGGAGGATGACCTATCTCATCCAACACTG ATAAAGTCAGTCGAAAGTAAAGCCTCTAAGGTTCAAGCTAAGTTCAATGAGCAAGTAAGAAATGGCAGCGGCGAACCTCAGCCAGGTACTAGCGGATTATCTAAACAACCTAGTACAAGCGGATTATCTAAACAACCGAGTACAAGCGGATTGTTGAAGCATCAAAGTCCAACTGGATTATCCAAGATGTCAAGCACTAGCGGGCTATCCAAAAAGCCAAGTACGAGCAGCATATCAAAGCAAATCAATTCGAACGGATCATCCAACAGTACGCAAGTTAGTCGAGGAAAGGGTAGCCCTACCAAGCAACTCAAATGGGATCAAGCTGTGCTCGAAACCCTG TCGCCAGGTTCGGTATTGAGCAAGGCTTCCATGTTCGAGTCTAAAGCCACGGAACCCAAGAAGAAGGATCCTGCCGAAATGACCCTGTCTGAGAGAATGGCTCTGTTCGAGCGAAACAAAGGAGAAGCTCCTCTGATCCCAAAGGCGCCGCTATCGATGTCTGTTTCCAAAAAGCAATTGGAAGAGAAAGATCCCCAGAAGTCACATCACACACCTGAAG AAAAGACGGCTTCATCTGCGCACAATAAAGCTGATGTTTTGAGTAAGAAAGTAATAGCTCAACGTGCTTTATTTGAACATGGTGGTCAGACGCAAGAATTAGAGAACAACATTTTGCGGAATTCACAAAATGAGAGACAACGAGAGCTAGAAATGCTGAGGTCACGGTTTAATCGTAACAAAGAAATGGCCCAAGCTGCTGCCGGTTCTTGCATCAGGACTAGCGAAAGCAGTGATGGAAAGCCTAACTCCCCAAAAAACTCACCAGTTTGTCCAGTTAGGCCGACGCCTGCTTCG gAGACAATACCACCgcctcctccacctccgctTGGACATCTGCAGGACAGTGTTACGAACGGTGTTCCGATCACAGTAAAATCGTCTCCTGTAAAGAGGCAGG TGGCTAAAAGTTTGCCGAAACTGCAGCAAAACAAGACTCAGTCAGACGTCAAACGAATTCGAGTGTCTCCGCCAAAGGCAGGACACCTTTATCCTAATCTTTCTGATAACGAGCTGACGGAAACGGAAACTGAGGGAGAAACGGAATACACCGTTGGGGAAACAGAAGCAGAAACTGCGACGCTAGATGAAAAGACAGAGACTGAAACGGAGGCAGAATACTATCTTGAG CAGGAAGATACAGAATATGACAGTACTGAAGAAAGTGAAGGTATCGGTAATACTAGCCTTGGGAGAAGCATACTTAGAGTAGTAAGTGAACAGTCCGTCTTGAATAAAAAG CGATCGATAGATCCAGATCCAGATAGTACGACATCTGACATCTCTGTGCTCGAGGAAATGGACGAGTATTTGGACGGGTGTTTAGCTCTTCAAGATGAGCAAAACGCAGGTCTAGGAGCGGAAGGACCGACTCCACCTAAACTAAACCGTGCAGGAAAAAGTCCTTCAGCTACTTCACACAGCTTCAAATATACTCAAGG GCAGTCTTACCGTTCTCCGATCAAAATCGCGACGCCTAGATCATCATCGCGAAAAGGTGAACAATATGTAGTCGAAGGAGATAATCACTTGCCTTTGATGCACAGCGTCAGTTTTTACAGAAGACAACAGTCTCAG aCTCCTAAAACTCCCGTTCGTCACGTGACTCGAATCCCAGAGCCGGAACTGACAACGACCACTTCATCGTCTCAATTCGATGAAAGGGATGAATATGTGCTTGTGCAAGAGAAGGTGAAGCACCTCCTAGAAGAGGTGTGCAAACAACAGACGGTAATAAGCCAGGCGAGCCAGGCTTTGAACTTGTGCAATGCTACCGTCGAATTCAGCGGTTCTAGAGAACAAGTTGAAGGGGAAAGGCTGTTGCTCGTCGCCA CTCACAGACGGCAAGCTGCACTTCACGAGGTTCAGAGGTTGAAAGTAGAAGGAACATTGAGGCCTGCCATTCCAGGCTCACCGGAGCTGCAAGAATGTGGCTCTTTGACCATATCCGCAATAACGCTGCCCTTGAAACAGAATTATTTCCGCAACATGGACGCAG CGAATTGTTACCACTTCGTATGCCTTGTACGTCATCTGGATCATGTTGTAGCAACGCCTGTAGTCGATGCCGAGCCTGGTGATTCTTGTCTTCGTTTTTCGTCGACGTTAAAACTCCAGGATCTTTACAGCGATTTTAAAATCACGCTCGAACTTTATTCCCTTGAAACGAGGGCTGAAGTTCTTCCACACGAGATCAAGTATCATATTCACAATAGTAAAAAG GGTTCCGGAAAAACGCcgaaaaaacttttgaaacagGAAAGCCGATTGCTAATGCCTTCGGTTCAAAGTCCTGCTGGGCCTTCTGCCGTGCGATCGCCGGCTTTCAGTCTCACCGGTTATGTCATATTCAGCCTGAGAGAGGTGCAGCGACAGCAGTGGACCCTCAACAAA GTGCCACAGTCGTCCCCATTAGAAGGACGACTTCAAATGCACGTTTCATGCGAACTTTCGGTTTCTGTTGAGCATCGGGGATTTTTATCGATGTTTGACGATGTCTCCGGATTTGGTGCGTGGCATCGAAGATGGTGTCTCCTCAAAGGTTCAGCGTTATCTTACTGGAAGTATCCCGACGATGAACGCAAGAAAACACCTATTGGAAGTCTGGACTTGCAAG GTGTGTCAACAATCGACGTTGGTTTAGTGTCACGGGACATTTGCGCCCGACCAAATACCTTTTTGTTGGAAACAATTAGGCCCGCTGAACCGGGTGACTTGGCAACTTTGGTCATGGTTAGAATGGGGCCACAGACAATAATAAG GCATTTGTTATCAGCGGATACTAAGGAAGAGAGACTTGAATGGTGCTCAAAATTGAACAAGACATTGAGCCTGATGCGTGCCTGGGGTGGCACATCATCGTCATGA
- the LOC124174783 gene encoding anillin-like isoform X1 translates to MDPFTQRMLERAKARREKLDTQLSNAGHDPKKRRSPLKDANAILAQAPVLEHNVAAKPVVKDSPVKQSPIKSPRKFSPTKIPITTQEGKVSNKENGETQISGVRSKLQRLGKLYSEDCSRELSSPIHRTEEKFAIEEESTDRKAAKPGARLGRLAALASTINNWEDDLSHPTLIKSVESKASKVQAKFNEQVRNGSGEPQPGTSGLSKQPSTSGLSKQPSTSGLLKHQSPTGLSKMSSTSGLSKKPSTSSISKQINSNGSSNSTQVSRGKGSPTKQLKWDQAVLETLEAQGFTRTTSNSRLVYDYKGCSQGSNSDSGKSSAAFKWSNNDQQLSDVDKRSLPKVISSNSKFDGNDHIEGKKPSDDKNVSRSPTKTSHASINKNNRTPENNTQSVSSSTSSDSNLIPNTSLTPKFGYSSPKSPIQSPGSVLSKASMFESKATEPKKKDPAEMTLSERMALFERNKGEAPLIPKAPLSMSVSKKQLEEKDPQKSHHTPEEKTASSAHNKADVLSKKVIAQRALFEHGGQTQELENNILRNSQNERQRELEMLRSRFNRNKEMAQAAAGSCIRTSESSDGKPNSPKNSPVCPVRPTPASETIPPPPPPPLGHLQDSVTNGVPITVKSSPVKRQVAKSLPKLQQNKTQSDVKRIRVSPPKAGHLYPNLSDNELTETETEGETEYTVGETEAETATLDEKTETETEAEYYLEQEDTEYDSTEESEGIGNTSLGRSILRVVSEQSVLNKKRSIDPDPDSTTSDISVLEEMDEYLDGCLALQDEQNAGLGAEGPTPPKLNRAGKSPSATSHSFKYTQGQSYRSPIKIATPRSSSRKGEQYVVEGDNHLPLMHSVSFYRRQQSQTPKTPVRHVTRIPEPELTTTTSSSQFDERDEYVLVQEKVKHLLEEVCKQQTVISQASQALNLCNATVEFSGSREQVEGERLLLVATHRRQAALHEVQRLKVEGTLRPAIPGSPELQECGSLTISAITLPLKQNYFRNMDAANCYHFVCLVRHLDHVVATPVVDAEPGDSCLRFSSTLKLQDLYSDFKITLELYSLETRAEVLPHEIKYHIHNSKKGSGKTPKKLLKQESRLLMPSVQSPAGPSAVRSPAFSLTGYVIFSLREVQRQQWTLNKVPQSSPLEGRLQMHVSCELSVSVEHRGFLSMFDDVSGFGAWHRRWCLLKGSALSYWKYPDDERKKTPIGSLDLQGVSTIDVGLVSRDICARPNTFLLETIRPAEPGDLATLVMVRMGPQTIIRHLLSADTKEERLEWCSKLNKTLSLMRAWGGTSSS, encoded by the exons ATGGATCCCTTCACTCAG CGAATGTTGGAGCGTGCGAAAGCAAGGAGGGAAAAATTGGACACGCAATTGTCAAATGCTGGTCATGATCCCAAAAAGAGGCGCAGTCCATTGAAGGATGCTAATGCCATTCTGGCACAGGCTCCAG TACTGGAACACAATGTGGCAGCTAAACCAGTGGTTAAAGATTCTCCCGTCAAGCAATCGCCGATTAAATCaccgagaaaattttctcctacTAAAATTCCTATCACAACTCAAGAAGGCAAAGTATCCAACAAAGAGAATGGAGAGACTCAAATATCCGGTGTCAGATCCAAGCTACAAAGGCTGGGCAAGCTATACTCTG AGGATTGCAGCCGTGAGTTGAGTTCGCCAATTCACAGAACAGaggaaaaatttgcaattgaaGAAGAGTCGACCGATCGAAAAGCTGCTAAGCCAGGTGCAAGATTGGGCAGACTTGCTGCTTTGGCTTCTACGATAAACAATTGGGAGGATGACCTATCTCATCCAACACTG ATAAAGTCAGTCGAAAGTAAAGCCTCTAAGGTTCAAGCTAAGTTCAATGAGCAAGTAAGAAATGGCAGCGGCGAACCTCAGCCAGGTACTAGCGGATTATCTAAACAACCTAGTACAAGCGGATTATCTAAACAACCGAGTACAAGCGGATTGTTGAAGCATCAAAGTCCAACTGGATTATCCAAGATGTCAAGCACTAGCGGGCTATCCAAAAAGCCAAGTACGAGCAGCATATCAAAGCAAATCAATTCGAACGGATCATCCAACAGTACGCAAGTTAGTCGAGGAAAGGGTAGCCCTACCAAGCAACTCAAATGGGATCAAGCTGTGCTCGAAACCCTG GAGGCTCAAGGTTTTACTCGTACTACCAGCAATTCTCGCCTTGTGTATGACTATAAGGGTTGTTCCCAGGGATCCAATTCAGATTCGGGGAAATCGTCGGCCGCGTTCAAGTGGTCGAATAACGACCAGCAATTATCGGATGTGGATAAAAGATCACTGCCTAAAGTGATATCTTCTAATTCCAAGTTTGATGGAAATGATCACATAGAAGGGAAAAAACCGAGTGACGATAAGAACGTTTCTAGGAGTCCTACAAAGACCTCGCATGCTAgcattaataaaaataatagaacaCCAGAAAATAATACACAGAGTGTAAGCTCCAGCACGAGTAGTGACAGTAACCTTATCCCGAATACTTCGTTAACTCCAAAATTCGGCTATTCTTCACCTAAAAGCCCGATTCAGTCGCCAGGTTCGGTATTGAGCAAGGCTTCCATGTTCGAGTCTAAAGCCACGGAACCCAAGAAGAAGGATCCTGCCGAAATGACCCTGTCTGAGAGAATGGCTCTGTTCGAGCGAAACAAAGGAGAAGCTCCTCTGATCCCAAAGGCGCCGCTATCGATGTCTGTTTCCAAAAAGCAATTGGAAGAGAAAGATCCCCAGAAGTCACATCACACACCTGAAG AAAAGACGGCTTCATCTGCGCACAATAAAGCTGATGTTTTGAGTAAGAAAGTAATAGCTCAACGTGCTTTATTTGAACATGGTGGTCAGACGCAAGAATTAGAGAACAACATTTTGCGGAATTCACAAAATGAGAGACAACGAGAGCTAGAAATGCTGAGGTCACGGTTTAATCGTAACAAAGAAATGGCCCAAGCTGCTGCCGGTTCTTGCATCAGGACTAGCGAAAGCAGTGATGGAAAGCCTAACTCCCCAAAAAACTCACCAGTTTGTCCAGTTAGGCCGACGCCTGCTTCG gAGACAATACCACCgcctcctccacctccgctTGGACATCTGCAGGACAGTGTTACGAACGGTGTTCCGATCACAGTAAAATCGTCTCCTGTAAAGAGGCAGG TGGCTAAAAGTTTGCCGAAACTGCAGCAAAACAAGACTCAGTCAGACGTCAAACGAATTCGAGTGTCTCCGCCAAAGGCAGGACACCTTTATCCTAATCTTTCTGATAACGAGCTGACGGAAACGGAAACTGAGGGAGAAACGGAATACACCGTTGGGGAAACAGAAGCAGAAACTGCGACGCTAGATGAAAAGACAGAGACTGAAACGGAGGCAGAATACTATCTTGAG CAGGAAGATACAGAATATGACAGTACTGAAGAAAGTGAAGGTATCGGTAATACTAGCCTTGGGAGAAGCATACTTAGAGTAGTAAGTGAACAGTCCGTCTTGAATAAAAAG CGATCGATAGATCCAGATCCAGATAGTACGACATCTGACATCTCTGTGCTCGAGGAAATGGACGAGTATTTGGACGGGTGTTTAGCTCTTCAAGATGAGCAAAACGCAGGTCTAGGAGCGGAAGGACCGACTCCACCTAAACTAAACCGTGCAGGAAAAAGTCCTTCAGCTACTTCACACAGCTTCAAATATACTCAAGG GCAGTCTTACCGTTCTCCGATCAAAATCGCGACGCCTAGATCATCATCGCGAAAAGGTGAACAATATGTAGTCGAAGGAGATAATCACTTGCCTTTGATGCACAGCGTCAGTTTTTACAGAAGACAACAGTCTCAG aCTCCTAAAACTCCCGTTCGTCACGTGACTCGAATCCCAGAGCCGGAACTGACAACGACCACTTCATCGTCTCAATTCGATGAAAGGGATGAATATGTGCTTGTGCAAGAGAAGGTGAAGCACCTCCTAGAAGAGGTGTGCAAACAACAGACGGTAATAAGCCAGGCGAGCCAGGCTTTGAACTTGTGCAATGCTACCGTCGAATTCAGCGGTTCTAGAGAACAAGTTGAAGGGGAAAGGCTGTTGCTCGTCGCCA CTCACAGACGGCAAGCTGCACTTCACGAGGTTCAGAGGTTGAAAGTAGAAGGAACATTGAGGCCTGCCATTCCAGGCTCACCGGAGCTGCAAGAATGTGGCTCTTTGACCATATCCGCAATAACGCTGCCCTTGAAACAGAATTATTTCCGCAACATGGACGCAG CGAATTGTTACCACTTCGTATGCCTTGTACGTCATCTGGATCATGTTGTAGCAACGCCTGTAGTCGATGCCGAGCCTGGTGATTCTTGTCTTCGTTTTTCGTCGACGTTAAAACTCCAGGATCTTTACAGCGATTTTAAAATCACGCTCGAACTTTATTCCCTTGAAACGAGGGCTGAAGTTCTTCCACACGAGATCAAGTATCATATTCACAATAGTAAAAAG GGTTCCGGAAAAACGCcgaaaaaacttttgaaacagGAAAGCCGATTGCTAATGCCTTCGGTTCAAAGTCCTGCTGGGCCTTCTGCCGTGCGATCGCCGGCTTTCAGTCTCACCGGTTATGTCATATTCAGCCTGAGAGAGGTGCAGCGACAGCAGTGGACCCTCAACAAA GTGCCACAGTCGTCCCCATTAGAAGGACGACTTCAAATGCACGTTTCATGCGAACTTTCGGTTTCTGTTGAGCATCGGGGATTTTTATCGATGTTTGACGATGTCTCCGGATTTGGTGCGTGGCATCGAAGATGGTGTCTCCTCAAAGGTTCAGCGTTATCTTACTGGAAGTATCCCGACGATGAACGCAAGAAAACACCTATTGGAAGTCTGGACTTGCAAG GTGTGTCAACAATCGACGTTGGTTTAGTGTCACGGGACATTTGCGCCCGACCAAATACCTTTTTGTTGGAAACAATTAGGCCCGCTGAACCGGGTGACTTGGCAACTTTGGTCATGGTTAGAATGGGGCCACAGACAATAATAAG GCATTTGTTATCAGCGGATACTAAGGAAGAGAGACTTGAATGGTGCTCAAAATTGAACAAGACATTGAGCCTGATGCGTGCCTGGGGTGGCACATCATCGTCATGA